From a region of the Lactuca sativa cultivar Salinas chromosome 4, Lsat_Salinas_v11, whole genome shotgun sequence genome:
- the LOC111882033 gene encoding uncharacterized protein LOC111882033, with protein MPYPTRAKKEKQEEEYQKFLDHIKTLQINIPFIEAVMQMPKHAKFLKELLTNRRKMEEVKKVVLNENCSAAMLNKLPNKKGDPGSLTLPCQFGNLAAIHALADLGARVNLMPYSFFKKLDLPEPRTIRMAIHLANKTVTFPRGICEDLLVKVDKFVFPPDFIILDMEADPQVPIILGRPFLNTASAIVDTRDSKLTLRVGEDSVTFGVDQAMKYSRNSDDTAFSIDMLDELLEECISEDSSKFTTDNEEFDPEKDLMEIERLLEEADYEELLK; from the coding sequence ATGCCATACCCAACCCGAGCTAAGAAGGAGAAGCAGGAAGAGGAGTACCAGAAGTTTCTAGATCATATCAAGACCCTTCAAATTAACATACCCTTCATTGAAGCCGTCATGCAAATGCCCAAACATGCAAAGTTCCTTAAAGAACTTCTCACTAATAGAAGGAAgatggaagaagtgaagaaggtaGTCCTCAATGAAAACTGTTCAGCTGCTATGCTAAATAAGCTACCAAataagaagggtgatccggggagTTTAACtttaccttgccaatttggcaacttggcTGCTATTCATGCCTTAGCTGATTTGGGAGCACGTGTGAACCTAATGCCAtactcattctttaagaagctggATCTCCCGGAGCCAAGGACAATTCGCATGGCCATTCACTTGGCAAACAAGACAGTCACCTTCCCAAGAGGCATATGCGAAGACTTACTAGTCAAGGTGGACAAATTCGTCTTTCCCCCTGATTTCATCATTCTAGACATGGAGGCGGATCCACAAGttccaatcatccttggaaggCCCTTCCTCAACACGGCAAGTGCTATAGTAGACACGAGGGACTCGAAGCTCACCTTGCGGGTAGGAGAAGATTCAGTCACATTTGGGGTAGACCAAGCTATGAAGTATTCAAGGAACAGTGACGACACGGCATTCTCAATTGATATGCTTGACGAATTATTGGAGGAATGCATAAGTGAAGATTCCAGCAAGTTCACAACTGATAATGAAGAATTTGATCCAGAAAAAGACTTAATGGAAATTGAAAGACTGCTGGAAGAAGCAGATTATGAAGAATTGTTGAAGTAA